One Dreissena polymorpha isolate Duluth1 chromosome 9, UMN_Dpol_1.0, whole genome shotgun sequence genomic window carries:
- the LOC127844910 gene encoding uncharacterized protein LOC127844910 isoform X1, whose translation MMGLNVLEIAAAAMLLLLTTVRINGQDTDDACSPGKAAGSAITWRRSSDDCSTAVMCLLGRRVTYTCPDGMVIGAGLTDCVPIGSKLDDCSTVGNGKRTSPCKPGTTEPDMSNCAKYSECVQLPSGNATMETMECPYPLLFDKKSRKCEPFKDIVCTSGQTVPKSPCDYEANQCSGASHCVPCSVRHASCSGLPDGLNAWAGREWSPYYVICDEERVTMQMECKGDKITSVFHPVKKECVEFDNKIIFGR comes from the exons atgatgGGACTCAACGTACTTGAAATTGCCGCGGCCGCTATGTTACTACTTTTGACAACAGTGCGAATAAACGGTCAAGATACCGACGACGCTTGCTCGCCGGGAAAGGCGGCCGGGAGCGCTATCACGTGGAGGCGGAGTTCAGACGACTGCTCGACTGCGGTGATGTGCCTTCTGGGCCGGCGAGTGACATACACATGTCCCGACGGGATGGTCATTGGAGCGGGACTCACCGACTGCGTTCCCATCGGTTCCAAGCTCGATGACT GTTCAACGGTTGGCAACGGGAAGCGTACATCTCCGTGCAAGCCGGGAACAACTGAACCCGATATGAGCAACTGCGCAAAATACTCCGAATGCGTCCAACTGCCCTCCGGAAACGCAACAATGGAAACAATGGAGTGTCCGTACCCCTTGCTGTTTGACAAGAAATCAAGGAAATGCGAACCGTTCAAAGATATCGTCTGCACTAGCGGGCAAACTGTGCCGAAAAGCCCAT GCGATTACGAAGCAAACCAGTGTTCGGGGGCGTCTCACTGTGTCCCGTGTTCCGTACGTCACGCATCCTGCTCCGGACTTCCGGACGGCTTGAACGCCTGGGCCGGTCGCGAATGGTCGCCGTATTACGTCATCTGTGACGAAGAGCGCGTGACGATGCAGATGGAGTGTAAGGGCGACAAAATTACGTCCGTTTTTCATCCGGTCAAGAAAGAGTGTGTCGAGTTTGACAACAAAATTATATTTGGGCgatga